A single genomic interval of Flavobacterium sp. N2820 harbors:
- a CDS encoding T9SS type A sorting domain-containing protein, with translation MNFFYRLFLLTIVSTTQAQFNFNYNLNTNGRRVCLIQASVNTSSPSVTLHLLDEFANTSEPYTIKRRPLNGTNADWSTLVTNLAPTTTSWTDFNVLLGNSYEYQVRRTTASGDAIGHLTAALLYDQSNYKGRMILAIDTSFQTSLAAEIVQLKKDLTHEGWHVIELYVPRATTWETEASIFTTKNLITTAYNNSPSNDKPTHLFLLGHIPIARSGQNAIAPDDHDINKGARGADCFYADIDGVFTDIATYNPGTINSMAINLPNDYKWDQDFIPSELEMAFGRVDFANITSYTDSEEVLLRNYLTKLHHYRMVSNGYDMGDKTAFRSGYDNSNDGSYRSLIPITGVNNVDFYTGSAAYPQWVQNNGPYQIFMQNSQIPNLNDWNTYGMDATLFSSDQSYWGYWDEAESFNYGKIRALLASNTKCLGAIYTTTAINTFHQPAMGETIGWSCKRIMDHNLGNNLLEKQQQPYDTSEFWNRTHFQYHGDPTLRLFQVHPASNLTATSNGAALTLSWNAANDTDIIGYHVYKSDSEYGLFTKLTTNPVAALSFTDTNFNATNWYMVRAIKVQQTGSGTFLNPSIGISGNAALLTTAKFDRKTVLVYPNPCKNWLHVESDEVLKSYQIVDLQGKTILENTFEDQSIDISALKNGVYFISLFSEQNTIVKKIVKI, from the coding sequence ATGAATTTTTTTTACCGCCTTTTTTTACTTACAATAGTTTCAACGACACAAGCACAATTTAATTTTAATTATAATCTCAATACAAACGGAAGAAGAGTTTGTCTCATACAAGCTTCCGTTAATACCTCTTCACCAAGTGTTACGCTCCATTTATTGGATGAATTTGCTAATACTTCTGAACCTTATACAATAAAAAGAAGACCCCTTAATGGTACAAATGCAGATTGGTCTACGTTGGTAACAAACTTAGCGCCAACAACAACTAGTTGGACCGATTTTAATGTGCTTTTGGGTAATTCGTATGAATATCAAGTTAGGCGTACCACTGCTTCTGGAGACGCTATAGGTCATTTAACAGCCGCTTTACTTTACGACCAATCGAATTATAAAGGGCGAATGATATTGGCAATTGATACTTCCTTTCAAACCAGTTTAGCTGCTGAAATTGTACAACTCAAAAAAGATTTAACGCATGAAGGTTGGCACGTAATTGAACTCTATGTTCCAAGAGCAACAACATGGGAAACCGAAGCTAGCATCTTTACCACAAAAAATTTAATAACTACTGCTTACAATAATTCTCCATCAAACGATAAACCAACCCACCTATTTTTACTAGGTCACATTCCTATAGCGCGTTCTGGACAAAATGCAATTGCTCCTGACGATCATGATATCAATAAAGGCGCTCGCGGTGCTGATTGTTTTTATGCTGATATAGATGGTGTTTTTACCGATATTGCGACTTATAATCCTGGAACTATAAATTCAATGGCTATTAATTTACCCAATGATTACAAATGGGATCAAGATTTTATTCCTTCTGAATTAGAAATGGCATTTGGAAGAGTTGATTTTGCAAATATTACAAGTTACACCGACAGCGAAGAAGTTTTATTGCGTAATTATTTGACTAAACTTCACCACTATAGAATGGTTTCTAATGGTTATGACATGGGAGATAAAACGGCCTTTAGAAGTGGTTATGATAACTCAAACGACGGTTCTTACAGGAGTTTAATTCCAATTACAGGAGTGAACAATGTGGATTTTTATACTGGAAGTGCTGCTTATCCTCAATGGGTTCAAAACAATGGCCCTTATCAAATTTTTATGCAAAATTCTCAGATTCCAAACCTTAACGATTGGAACACATATGGCATGGATGCAACCCTGTTTTCAAGCGACCAAAGCTATTGGGGCTATTGGGACGAAGCAGAAAGTTTTAATTATGGAAAAATCAGGGCATTGTTAGCATCCAACACAAAATGTTTAGGTGCTATATATACCACCACTGCAATTAACACCTTTCATCAACCGGCTATGGGCGAAACAATTGGTTGGAGTTGTAAACGAATAATGGATCACAATTTAGGCAATAATTTATTAGAAAAACAGCAACAACCTTATGACACTTCTGAATTTTGGAATAGAACCCATTTTCAATATCATGGCGATCCTACTTTGCGACTTTTTCAAGTTCATCCTGCGTCAAATTTAACCGCAACTAGTAATGGCGCAGCACTTACTTTATCATGGAATGCTGCTAATGATACTGATATTATTGGTTATCATGTGTACAAAAGCGACAGTGAATATGGACTGTTTACAAAACTTACAACAAATCCTGTTGCAGCTTTGAGTTTTACGGATACTAATTTTAATGCTACCAATTGGTATATGGTAAGAGCTATAAAAGTGCAACAAACAGGAAGTGGTACGTTTTTGAACCCAAGTATTGGTATTAGTGGTAATGCGGCACTTCTTACTACAGCTAAATTTGACCGTAAAACGGTTCTGGTATATCCTAACCCTTGTAAAAATTGGTTACACGTTGAATCCGATGAAGTATTAAAATCGTATCAAATAGTAGATTTACAAGGAAAAACTATACTAGAAAATACGTTTGAAGATCAAAGCATTGACATTAGTGCATTAAAAAATGGCGTTTATTTTATAAGCCTCTTTTCAGAACAAAATACAATTGTAAAAAAGATAGTCAAAATCTAA
- a CDS encoding GyrI-like domain-containing protein, which yields MTPKIKTFPTTKFIGKNRSFTYADYRAFELWSSFMPRRKEIQNPIGTELFNIQINPDNFDFHPNTPFVKWAAVAVSSFDFIPEGMEKLEIEEGLYAVFNYKGAQSDAAVFFNTIYNEWLPNSDYQLENRPQFEILGEKYKNNSPAAEEEIWIPVKLK from the coding sequence ATGACACCAAAAATTAAAACCTTCCCTACCACAAAATTCATTGGTAAAAACCGTTCATTTACCTATGCCGATTATCGTGCTTTTGAATTGTGGAGCAGTTTTATGCCTAGACGAAAAGAAATTCAAAATCCAATTGGAACAGAATTATTCAATATACAAATCAATCCCGATAATTTTGATTTTCATCCAAACACACCTTTTGTAAAATGGGCTGCGGTTGCGGTTTCATCATTTGATTTTATTCCTGAAGGAATGGAAAAATTAGAAATCGAAGAAGGTTTGTATGCTGTCTTTAATTACAAAGGAGCCCAAAGCGATGCAGCAGTGTTCTTCAATACAATTTATAACGAATGGTTGCCAAATTCGGATTACCAACTTGAAAACCGCCCACAATTTGAAATTCTAGGCGAAAAATACAAGAACAACAGTCCAGCTGCTGAAGAAGAAATTTGGATTCCCGTGAAGCTAAAGTAA
- a CDS encoding methylmalonyl-CoA mutase family protein, whose translation MELQTPYIPKNKVRIVTAASLFDGHDAAINIMRRIIQATGVEVIHLGHDRSVEEVVNTAIQEDANAIAMTSYQGGHNEYFKYMYDLLKEKGAGHIKIFGGGGGVILPSEISELHEYGIERIYAPDDGRAMGLQGMINDLVQRSDYPIGDKLTGELSHIEEKNPTAIARLISAAENFPEIAKSVFDEIHQKNETSKIPVLGITGTGGAGKSSLVDELVRRFLIDFPEKTIGLISVDPSKRKTGGALLGDRIRMNAINNSRVYMRSLATRQSNLALSKYVAEAIEVLKAAKYDIIILETSGIGQSDTEILEHSDVSLYVMTPEFGAATQLEKIDMLDFADLVALNKFDKRGALDAIRDVKKQYQRNHNLWDVDTDKMPIFGTIASQFNDPGMNTLYKSIMDKIVEKTGADLKSTFEITREMSEKIFVIPPHRTRYLSEIAENNRKYDETALSQVEVAQKLYGIFKTIETVNGNVPQLDKAGIVESSLKITADNKDFVSLLTKEFDRVKMNLDPYNWEIILTWDEKVNKYKNPVYSFKVRDKEIKIATHTESLSHSQIPKVALPKYQAWGDILKWNLQENVPGEFPFASGLYPFKREGEDPSRMFAGEGGPERTNKRFHYVSAGLPAKRLSTAFDSVTLYGNDPHIRPDIYGKIGNAGVSICCLDDAKKLYSGFDLSHPLTSVSMTINGPAPMLLGFFMNAAIDQNCEKYIVENGLQDEVEAKINEIYKKKGVARPTYQGALPEGNNGLGLMLLGVTGDEVLPLEVYQDIKVKTLAQVRGTVQADILKEDQAQNTCIFSTEFALRLMGDVQEYFIKQNVRNFYSVSISGYHIAEAGANPITQLAFTLANGFTYVEYYLSRGMNINDFGPNLSFFFSNGIDPEYAVIGRVARKIWAKAMKNKYGANERAQMLKYHIQTSGRSLHAQEIDFNDIRTTLQALYAIYDNCNSLHTNAYDEAITTPTEESVRRAMAIQLIINKELGLAKNENPIQGSFIIEELTDLVEDAVLQEFDRITERGGVLGAMETMYQRSKIQEESLYYETLKHTGEFPIIGVNTFLSSKGSPTVIPAEVIRATEEEKQYQIDMLTDLHKTSAEKVAEHINILQDAAIKNQNIFEKLMDATKVCSLGQITSALFEVGGQYRRNM comes from the coding sequence ATGGAACTACAAACTCCTTATATTCCTAAAAATAAAGTAAGAATTGTGACCGCAGCGTCACTTTTTGATGGACACGATGCAGCCATTAATATCATGCGTAGAATTATTCAAGCTACGGGTGTTGAGGTCATTCACCTTGGACATGATAGAAGTGTGGAAGAAGTAGTAAATACAGCTATTCAAGAAGATGCAAATGCCATTGCTATGACGTCTTATCAAGGAGGTCATAACGAATATTTCAAATACATGTATGATTTGCTGAAAGAAAAAGGGGCAGGTCACATCAAAATATTTGGTGGAGGCGGAGGCGTTATCTTACCTTCTGAAATCTCAGAATTACACGAATACGGAATCGAAAGAATTTATGCTCCAGACGATGGTCGTGCGATGGGATTACAAGGAATGATTAACGATTTAGTACAGCGTTCGGATTATCCAATTGGAGATAAACTAACAGGAGAATTATCGCATATCGAAGAGAAGAACCCAACTGCTATTGCACGATTGATTTCAGCAGCTGAGAATTTTCCAGAAATTGCAAAATCGGTTTTTGATGAAATTCACCAAAAGAATGAAACGTCTAAAATCCCAGTATTAGGAATTACAGGAACGGGTGGTGCTGGAAAATCGTCGTTAGTGGATGAATTAGTACGTCGTTTTTTAATCGATTTCCCAGAAAAAACAATCGGATTAATTTCAGTTGATCCATCAAAACGTAAAACAGGCGGCGCTTTGTTAGGGGATAGAATTCGTATGAATGCGATTAACAATTCTCGTGTTTACATGCGTTCGTTGGCTACACGTCAATCCAATTTGGCTTTGTCAAAATATGTGGCCGAAGCAATTGAAGTATTGAAAGCAGCTAAATATGATATTATTATTTTAGAAACATCTGGAATTGGACAATCGGATACCGAAATTTTAGAACATTCTGATGTTTCATTATATGTAATGACGCCAGAATTTGGAGCAGCAACCCAGTTAGAAAAAATCGATATGTTGGATTTTGCTGATTTAGTTGCCTTGAATAAATTTGACAAACGTGGTGCATTAGATGCCATTCGTGATGTGAAAAAACAATACCAACGCAATCATAATTTATGGGATGTGGATACCGATAAGATGCCGATTTTTGGAACAATCGCCTCGCAATTCAACGACCCAGGAATGAACACGCTATACAAATCTATCATGGATAAGATTGTAGAGAAAACGGGAGCCGATTTAAAATCGACTTTTGAAATTACACGTGAAATGAGCGAGAAAATTTTCGTAATTCCGCCGCACAGAACGCGTTATTTATCTGAGATTGCAGAAAACAATAGAAAATACGACGAAACAGCACTTTCTCAAGTTGAGGTAGCGCAAAAATTATACGGAATTTTCAAAACAATTGAAACGGTTAACGGAAATGTTCCGCAATTAGATAAAGCAGGAATTGTGGAGAGTTCTTTAAAAATCACTGCTGATAACAAAGATTTCGTTTCCTTATTAACCAAAGAGTTTGATAGAGTTAAAATGAACCTTGACCCATACAACTGGGAAATCATTTTAACTTGGGACGAAAAAGTTAATAAATACAAAAATCCAGTTTATAGTTTCAAAGTTCGTGATAAAGAAATCAAAATTGCAACGCATACTGAATCGTTATCGCATTCTCAAATTCCAAAAGTGGCTTTGCCAAAATACCAAGCCTGGGGTGATATTTTAAAATGGAATTTACAAGAAAACGTACCAGGAGAATTCCCATTCGCATCAGGTTTATATCCATTCAAACGCGAAGGTGAAGATCCAAGTAGAATGTTCGCAGGAGAAGGAGGACCAGAACGTACCAACAAACGTTTTCATTATGTATCTGCGGGATTACCTGCAAAACGTCTTTCTACAGCTTTTGACTCAGTTACTTTATACGGAAATGATCCACATATTCGTCCTGACATTTATGGAAAAATCGGTAATGCAGGAGTTTCAATCTGTTGCTTAGATGATGCGAAGAAATTATATTCAGGTTTCGATTTAAGTCATCCATTAACTTCGGTATCGATGACAATTAACGGTCCTGCGCCAATGTTGTTAGGATTCTTCATGAATGCTGCCATCGATCAAAACTGTGAAAAATACATCGTTGAAAATGGTCTACAAGATGAAGTAGAAGCTAAAATCAACGAAATCTATAAGAAAAAAGGCGTAGCTCGTCCAACATACCAAGGTGCTTTACCAGAAGGTAATAATGGTTTAGGGTTGATGCTACTGGGTGTTACAGGTGATGAGGTGTTACCTTTGGAGGTATACCAAGATATTAAAGTAAAAACGTTAGCCCAAGTTCGTGGAACGGTTCAAGCAGATATTTTAAAAGAAGATCAAGCACAAAATACTTGTATTTTCTCAACTGAATTTGCATTGCGTTTAATGGGTGATGTGCAAGAATATTTCATCAAGCAAAATGTTCGTAATTTCTATTCCGTTTCAATTTCTGGATATCATATTGCCGAAGCTGGAGCAAATCCAATAACGCAATTAGCCTTCACGTTGGCAAATGGTTTCACTTATGTAGAATACTATTTAAGTCGCGGAATGAACATCAACGATTTCGGTCCGAATTTATCGTTCTTTTTCTCAAACGGAATTGATCCAGAATATGCCGTAATTGGTCGTGTGGCACGTAAAATTTGGGCGAAAGCCATGAAAAACAAATACGGAGCCAACGAAAGAGCACAAATGTTGAAATACCATATTCAAACATCTGGTCGTTCGTTACACGCCCAAGAAATTGATTTCAATGACATTCGTACGACTTTACAAGCATTATATGCGATTTACGATAACTGTAACTCGTTGCATACGAATGCTTACGACGAAGCAATTACCACACCAACCGAAGAATCAGTGCGTAGAGCCATGGCAATTCAGTTGATTATTAATAAAGAATTAGGTTTAGCGAAAAACGAAAACCCAATTCAAGGTTCTTTCATTATTGAAGAATTAACCGATTTAGTAGAAGATGCTGTTTTACAAGAATTTGACAGAATCACAGAACGTGGAGGAGTTCTTGGCGCAATGGAAACCATGTACCAACGTTCAAAAATTCAAGAAGAATCATTGTATTACGAAACCTTGAAACACACAGGAGAATTCCCAATTATTGGTGTAAATACCTTCTTGAGTTCTAAAGGTTCGCCAACAGTAATTCCAGCCGAAGTAATTCGTGCAACAGAAGAAGAGAAGCAATATCAAATAGATATGTTGACTGATTTGCATAAAACAAGTGCAGAAAAAGTTGCCGAACACATCAATATTTTACAAGACGCAGCCATTAAAAATCAGAATATTTTTGAAAAGTTAATGGATGCCACCAAAGTTTGTTCATTAGGACAAATTACAAGTGCATTATTTGAAGTAGGAGGTCAATACAGAAGAAATATGTAA
- a CDS encoding Crp/Fnr family transcriptional regulator, whose product MRDILNQAYSYIFEEALLDEIAKVAVYKEFKADDYLIEIGDYIKTMPLLLTGAIKILREDENGDELLLYFLERGDTCAMTLTCCMGQSKSRIRAIAETNGAMLMIPVEKMEEWLTKYKTWRNFVFDSYNVRLNEMLEAIDTLAFMNLDERLYKYLTDKAKVIGDTEIKNTHQEIAYEMHTSRVVISRLLKALELKGKIKLHRNKIEILQF is encoded by the coding sequence ATGAGAGATATTTTAAATCAGGCGTACAGCTATATTTTTGAAGAAGCTTTATTGGATGAAATTGCAAAAGTTGCCGTTTATAAAGAATTTAAAGCCGATGACTACCTCATTGAAATTGGCGATTACATTAAAACTATGCCGCTTTTATTAACGGGAGCCATCAAAATTTTGAGAGAAGATGAAAATGGCGATGAATTATTATTGTATTTCTTAGAACGCGGCGATACTTGTGCAATGACTTTAACGTGCTGCATGGGACAATCAAAAAGTCGCATTCGTGCTATTGCAGAAACCAACGGTGCCATGTTAATGATTCCTGTAGAAAAAATGGAAGAATGGTTGACCAAATACAAAACGTGGAGAAACTTTGTTTTTGATAGTTATAATGTGCGTTTAAATGAAATGTTAGAAGCAATTGACACTTTGGCTTTCATGAATTTAGATGAACGTTTGTACAAATATTTAACCGATAAAGCGAAAGTAATTGGGGATACCGAAATCAAAAATACACACCAAGAAATTGCTTATGAAATGCATACTTCTCGTGTAGTAATTTCCCGATTATTGAAAGCTTTAGAATTGAAAGGAAAAATTAAATTACACCGCAATAAGATAGAAATTCTTCAATTCTAA
- a CDS encoding MBL fold metallo-hydrolase has protein sequence MKIEQIYTGCIAHAAYYIESNGEVAIVDPLREVQPYIDKAQKENARIKYIFETHFHADFVSGHLDLAKKTGASIVYGPTAKPNFECIVATDGQEFKVGGVTIKAIHTPGHTLESTCYLVTDEAGKQHGIITGDTLFIGDVGRPDLAQELVEDLTQEILAGYLFDSLRNKIMPLSDDLIVYPNHGAGSACGKNMSKETTDTLGNQKKVNYALRADMTKEEFIKELLDGLTPPPAYFPQNVLMNIQGYESLDSVMSKAETPLHPKEFEAVANQTDALVLDVRNENDFVKEHIPGSIFIGLHGQFAPWVGALIRDTKQPILLITPEGKEVETITRLSRVGFDNTLGFLLGGIEAWKAAGYETDSIESITPEVFAAQFETAPVIDSRKPGEFTAEHVMNAVNIPLDFVNEQLAEVPKEDKFFIHCAGGYRSVIMSSILKARGYHNMINVEKGMAGIRTTDVPLTAYVCPSTLK, from the coding sequence ATGAAAATTGAACAAATATACACCGGATGCATTGCACACGCCGCTTATTACATTGAAAGTAATGGTGAAGTTGCTATCGTAGATCCATTACGAGAAGTACAACCTTATATCGATAAAGCACAAAAAGAAAATGCGCGTATTAAATATATTTTTGAAACGCATTTTCACGCTGATTTTGTTTCAGGACATTTGGATTTAGCTAAGAAAACAGGAGCTTCAATTGTATATGGTCCTACTGCAAAACCAAATTTTGAGTGTATTGTAGCCACTGACGGACAAGAATTTAAAGTGGGTGGTGTTACGATTAAGGCGATTCACACTCCAGGACACACTTTAGAAAGTACGTGTTATTTAGTTACCGATGAAGCGGGAAAACAACACGGAATTATCACTGGAGATACTTTGTTTATTGGTGATGTTGGTCGTCCTGATTTAGCACAAGAATTGGTGGAAGATTTGACACAAGAAATCTTAGCAGGTTATTTATTTGATTCGCTTCGCAATAAAATCATGCCATTAAGTGATGATTTAATTGTGTATCCTAATCACGGTGCAGGAAGTGCTTGTGGAAAAAACATGAGTAAAGAAACAACCGATACGTTAGGGAATCAAAAGAAAGTCAATTATGCGTTGAGAGCCGATATGACCAAAGAAGAATTCATCAAAGAATTATTAGATGGATTAACGCCTCCTCCGGCTTATTTTCCTCAAAATGTATTGATGAACATTCAAGGGTATGAAAGCTTAGATTCGGTAATGTCTAAAGCTGAAACACCATTGCATCCAAAAGAATTTGAAGCCGTTGCCAATCAAACCGACGCTTTGGTTTTAGATGTTAGAAACGAGAATGATTTTGTTAAAGAACATATTCCTGGTTCTATTTTCATTGGATTACACGGACAATTTGCTCCTTGGGTAGGTGCTTTAATTAGAGATACTAAACAACCCATTTTATTAATTACGCCAGAAGGAAAAGAAGTAGAAACCATCACTAGATTATCGCGTGTAGGATTTGATAACACCTTAGGTTTCTTATTGGGTGGTATCGAAGCATGGAAAGCAGCAGGTTATGAAACAGATAGCATCGAATCTATTACACCTGAAGTGTTCGCTGCACAATTTGAAACAGCACCCGTAATTGATTCCAGAAAACCAGGAGAATTTACAGCCGAACACGTGATGAATGCAGTTAATATTCCATTAGATTTTGTTAACGAACAATTAGCCGAAGTGCCAAAAGAGGATAAATTCTTTATTCATTGTGCAGGTGGCTATCGTTCCGTAATTATGTCGTCTATCTTAAAAGCAAGAGGCTACCACAATATGATTAACGTTGAAAAAGGAATGGCTGGAATAAGAACTACTGATGTTCCATTAACAGCATATGTTTGCCCGAGTACGTTGAAATAA
- a CDS encoding DUF4197 domain-containing protein: MKKVVFSLVAFGLFGCAEMQQVLDQLPQGTGVLSQAEIGNGLKEALNNGITKQVSKLTATDGFFKNEAVKILLPEELQTVDKKLRQIGMGKLADEGLKVINRAAEDAVKEATPIFVDAVKQMTFTDAKNILLGNDSSATTYLQNSTSTALYAKFNPVIKNSYTKVGADKIWSQIITKYNSIPLVTKVNPDLTDYTTNKAMEGVFKMIAVEEKDIRTNLSSRSSDLLKKVFALQDKK; this comes from the coding sequence ATGAAAAAAGTAGTATTTAGTTTAGTCGCCTTTGGTTTATTTGGTTGTGCCGAAATGCAACAAGTTTTAGATCAATTACCTCAAGGAACCGGTGTTTTGAGTCAAGCAGAAATTGGGAATGGATTAAAAGAAGCTTTGAATAATGGCATCACTAAACAAGTTTCGAAATTAACTGCAACAGATGGCTTTTTTAAAAATGAAGCCGTAAAAATTTTATTGCCTGAAGAACTACAAACGGTTGACAAGAAACTACGTCAAATAGGCATGGGAAAATTAGCTGACGAAGGTTTAAAAGTAATTAATCGTGCTGCGGAAGATGCGGTAAAAGAAGCTACGCCAATATTTGTGGATGCAGTAAAACAAATGACTTTTACCGATGCGAAAAACATTTTATTAGGAAACGATAGTTCTGCTACAACCTATTTACAAAATTCTACTTCAACTGCTTTGTATGCAAAATTTAATCCCGTGATTAAGAATTCTTATACAAAAGTAGGCGCAGATAAAATATGGAGTCAAATTATTACAAAATACAATTCCATTCCATTAGTTACAAAAGTGAATCCAGATTTAACAGATTATACCACCAACAAAGCTATGGAAGGTGTTTTCAAAATGATTGCTGTGGAAGAAAAAGATATTCGAACAAATTTATCCTCAAGAAGTTCCGATTTATTGAAGAAAGTTTTTGCTTTACAAGATAAAAAATAA
- a CDS encoding transposase — protein sequence MQNKFQNKYRIPSARLQTWDYANNGAYFITICTQNRHHFFGTIQNQEMQLSEIGKLAVQFWMEIPNHFPFIELGNFVVMPNHVHGILIINHSVETRFIASNDINIEPQFIASNENNNEPQFIVSNDNNNEPRCIAPNENNNEPRCIAPNDINNNNNNNNETRLIASLQGNIGGFSGNKNPMINENISKIIRWYKGRCSFECRKINPNFGWQTRFHDHIIRNAKSFDTIQNYIFENPLNWKNDKFYKNDTKN from the coding sequence ATGCAAAATAAATTTCAAAACAAATACCGCATTCCTTCCGCACGTCTACAAACCTGGGATTATGCCAATAACGGTGCCTATTTCATAACCATTTGCACCCAAAATCGCCACCATTTTTTTGGAACCATTCAAAATCAAGAAATGCAATTATCCGAAATCGGTAAATTGGCAGTACAATTTTGGATGGAAATTCCAAATCATTTTCCGTTTATTGAATTGGGAAATTTTGTGGTAATGCCCAATCACGTTCACGGGATATTGATAATAAATCATTCCGTAGAGACGCGATTTATCGCGTCTAATGATATTAATATTGAACCCCAATTTATCGCGTCTAATGAAAATAACAATGAACCCCAATTTATCGTGTCTAATGATAATAATAATGAACCCCGATGTATAGCACCTAATGAAAATAACAATGAACCCCGATGTATCGCGCCTAACGATATCAACAACAATAACAACAACAACAACGAGACGCGATTAATCGCGTCTCTACAGGGGAATATTGGTGGATTTTCGGGCAATAAAAATCCAATGATAAATGAAAATATTTCAAAAATTATTCGTTGGTACAAAGGCCGTTGTTCATTTGAATGTAGAAAAATCAATCCAAATTTCGGATGGCAAACCCGATTTCATGATCATATCATTCGCAATGCAAAATCATTTGATACCATTCAAAATTATATCTTTGAAAATCCATTGAATTGGAAAAATGATAAATTTTATAAAAATGACACCAAAAATTAA
- a CDS encoding sulfite exporter TauE/SafE family protein, translating into MEILGYLGALCIGLVLGLTGGGGSILTVPILVYLMSINPVTATAYSLFIVGTTSTFGAIQNYRKNLVDLKNGFIFAIPSFVAVYLTRKYIVPEIPKIILESPILITKDTFLMLFFAVIMIFGALSVLKKKSQETPNEEKRNLIFIGIQTFIIGIIIGLVGAGGGFLIIPSLILFAKLPMRKAVGTSLFIIAMNSLVGFMGDVQNLVIDWMFLTTFTAISVVGIFIGMYLTKYTNESQLKKIFAYFVLLMACIILLKEI; encoded by the coding sequence ATGGAAATTTTAGGTTATCTTGGGGCATTGTGTATTGGCTTGGTTTTAGGACTAACAGGCGGTGGTGGTTCCATTTTAACCGTTCCGATTTTAGTGTATTTGATGAGTATCAATCCCGTGACAGCAACGGCCTATTCGTTGTTTATTGTAGGAACAACATCTACTTTTGGCGCGATTCAAAACTACCGAAAAAATTTAGTCGACCTCAAAAACGGATTTATTTTTGCGATTCCGTCTTTTGTAGCGGTTTATTTAACTCGAAAATATATCGTTCCCGAAATTCCAAAAATCATTCTCGAATCGCCAATACTCATCACAAAAGACACCTTTTTAATGTTGTTTTTTGCTGTAATTATGATTTTTGGAGCACTATCCGTATTAAAAAAGAAAAGCCAAGAAACCCCAAACGAAGAAAAAAGAAATTTGATTTTTATTGGCATTCAAACATTCATAATTGGAATTATTATTGGATTAGTGGGCGCTGGTGGCGGATTCTTAATTATTCCATCATTAATTTTGTTTGCTAAATTACCGATGCGAAAAGCAGTTGGAACTTCATTATTTATCATTGCCATGAACTCGCTAGTAGGATTTATGGGTGATGTTCAAAATTTGGTAATTGATTGGATGTTTTTGACCACATTCACCGCTATTTCAGTTGTTGGGATATTTATTGGTATGTACCTCACAAAATACACAAATGAAAGCCAATTAAAGAAGATTTTTGCTTACTTTGTATTGCTCATGGCATGCATCATCTTGTTAAAAGAAATCTAA